The sequence AGCGAGATCGGTTTCGCAGAAGAAACAGCGGCTAGCGCCCGCCGAATCGAACCGTGGTCGGCGCGGCGTCTTGGCGTCTTGCCGAATCAAATCCTGCgcaccgcggccgccgccgccatgcccCCGCGCAGTCACACGCGCCGCCGTGCCACCGCCACGGCACCACGCGCGCGCGCCCGGAGGGCTGGGCGGCACGTAGAAGCAAGCCTGGCAGGATGGCACGGAGACGCGAACGCGACGCCACTGCCCACCCGACACGTCCGCTGCCCCCCTGCATTTCACTTCCCAACCAACCAATCCAGCCGCCCCGCGCACGCAACGCCGAAACGCGGCGCCACACGGAGCATTTTTAATACGTTATCccgccccggcccccggcccgTCCGCGCGTTCGCTAGTCTCTCCCGCACCAACCGTTCGACCGAGCCGCGCGCTCCTCCTTGCGGCGCTGGCAAAGGTGGCACGCGCTGGCTCTGGCTCTGGCTCTGGCTGgagaaaagagagggggagagggatcgggagcgaaTTTTCTGCCTCTGCCCCGCGACAGCGACGCGGGCGGGGCCGAGCGGCACAGCGCGGCTCGCTAGCAAGAGAGACTCGGGGGAGAGGAACAGGCCGCGCGAGCACGCCACCGCGCTCCATTGGCCACGCCGTTGCCATCACGCCGATTAAACTACTCGATCGCCCAGCAAGCTAGCTTGCTTCTCGCATGCGATCGGGCTCCCTCCATTCCTCCACTTCCCCAGCAGGCAAGGCTGGCTGGTTCAGCGAGCTAGGCGGGACTTATCTCTGGCTGAGGGAGTGAGCCGGCGACCGAGAGGTCTGGCCATGGAAGGCGAGGATGACGGGCCAGAGTGGATGATGGAGGTGGGCGGGGCCGGAGGAAAGGGGAAAGGTGGCGGCGGGGTGGACAGGAACAAGAAGCGGTTCAGCGAGGAGCAGATCACGTCGCTGGAGTCCATGTTCGCGACGCAGACCAAGCTGGAGCCACGGCAGAAGCTGCAGCTGGCGCGGGAGCTCGGGCTACAGCCGCGCCAGGTCGCCATCTGGTTCCAGAACAAGCGCGCGCGCTGGAAGTCCAAGCAGCTCGAGCGCGAGTACTCGGCGCTCCGCGAAGACTACGACGCCCTCCTCTGCAGCTACGAGTCCCTCAAGAAGGAGAAGCACGCGCTCCACAAGCAGGTCAGTCTGTCAAGCTCATCATCAGGCATCCAACTCTTGTG is a genomic window of Phragmites australis chromosome 17, lpPhrAust1.1, whole genome shotgun sequence containing:
- the LOC133897908 gene encoding homeobox-leucine zipper protein HOX6-like, translated to MEGEDDGPEWMMEVGGAGGKGKGGGGVDRNKKRFSEEQITSLESMFATQTKLEPRQKLQLARELGLQPRQVAIWFQNKRARWKSKQLEREYSALREDYDALLCSYESLKKEKHALHKQMENLADMLQEPRGKYGGNADAGAGDDVRSGVAGTKEEFTDAGAALYSAKGGGGGKFADDDAGGLFRPLPQPTAGLTASGLPEHQSFQLHSSCWPSSTEQTCSSSQWWEFESLSE